The Chloroflexota bacterium genome contains a region encoding:
- a CDS encoding carboxypeptidase regulatory-like domain-containing protein, with protein sequence MLHPRQVRGVVSDALTGEGISGAVIQTDESTHYSDRGGSFALGWVHGMRTIAVYADGYQPVQIEAPKERFPGETVHLTVSLTPTILSGVVRDAETGVPLPGSAIAAGLLSSIADEQGYYVLQRLKTGTVLSASMPGYEPCATIFNGQKAQDFALQPTKTKVEVLDLYSGQPISHSLVLCGSAQFVTDEDGIVIIKRLLDGAHLSIQAAGHEAVDYTYNGDDDISVRLRPNTLKGTIRDSTDGHPLAGVAVTVISAGEVVTSTITDADGHYALQDLPASSILVVAAVDYDRLEMPIGPVTEMDINLQRFEVKGIYMPLGLLTSEKRVRELIELVERTELNAIVVDVKNDRGWLAYPSALPKAQQSGAYQPKVMDIKQFLALCKEKGIYTIARLVVFKDSTLAAAYPELAVHKPDGELWVDFEGSAWLDPFLAEVQDYNIAIAKEVAILGFDELQFDYLRFPSDGDVSTLRYAQESTPESRCKTMREFCARLRSELEPHAVLLSADLFGLTVWVSPEEDMGIGQRVIDIAPYMHYISPMLYPATFASGSLGYEEPLLYPYEVVYRSCIELTNRTKTRVRPWLQHYSWNNVTYGIEEMRLQKQAAADAKTYGWMFWNAAGRYEEQSFDMAKRE encoded by the coding sequence ATGTTGCATCCTCGGCAGGTTCGTGGAGTAGTCAGCGATGCACTAACTGGTGAGGGCATTTCTGGTGCGGTTATTCAAACTGATGAGAGTACCCACTATTCGGATAGAGGAGGCAGCTTCGCTTTGGGCTGGGTACACGGCATGCGAACCATTGCTGTGTATGCGGATGGTTATCAACCTGTGCAGATAGAAGCGCCCAAAGAAAGATTCCCTGGCGAGACTGTTCATTTGACTGTATCCTTAACGCCAACCATTCTATCAGGGGTAGTGCGTGATGCCGAGACAGGGGTTCCTTTACCAGGTAGTGCGATAGCGGCGGGACTTCTTTCTAGTATTGCCGATGAACAGGGGTACTATGTCCTACAAAGGCTCAAAACAGGGACAGTACTAAGTGCATCCATGCCAGGTTATGAGCCTTGCGCCACGATTTTCAATGGACAGAAAGCACAAGATTTTGCCCTACAGCCTACAAAGACCAAAGTAGAGGTATTGGACCTTTACTCCGGACAACCTATTTCTCATTCGCTCGTGCTATGTGGTTCTGCCCAGTTCGTAACGGACGAAGATGGCATCGTGATTATCAAGCGTCTGCTCGATGGAGCGCATCTCTCTATCCAGGCTGCTGGGCATGAGGCAGTGGATTATACCTACAATGGGGACGATGACATTTCCGTCAGGTTGCGACCGAACACGCTCAAGGGCACAATCAGAGATAGTACAGACGGTCATCCCCTAGCTGGTGTCGCAGTGACGGTGATCTCAGCCGGCGAGGTGGTTACTTCTACAATCACCGACGCAGATGGACACTATGCTCTGCAAGATTTGCCTGCTTCGTCTATACTCGTCGTTGCAGCGGTGGACTATGATCGTTTGGAGATGCCGATTGGCCCGGTCACGGAGATGGACATCAATCTGCAGCGATTCGAGGTCAAGGGGATCTATATGCCCTTGGGTCTTTTGACCAGTGAGAAAAGGGTACGCGAGCTCATCGAACTAGTGGAACGCACGGAGCTGAACGCAATTGTCGTGGATGTGAAGAATGACCGCGGTTGGCTGGCCTATCCCAGTGCTTTGCCCAAAGCGCAGCAAAGCGGAGCGTATCAACCCAAAGTAATGGATATCAAGCAATTTCTGGCACTTTGCAAGGAGAAGGGAATTTACACCATTGCCCGACTAGTAGTTTTCAAAGACTCAACCCTGGCTGCTGCTTATCCAGAACTGGCAGTCCATAAACCTGATGGCGAGTTATGGGTTGATTTCGAGGGTTCAGCATGGCTCGACCCCTTTCTGGCAGAGGTGCAAGATTACAACATTGCCATCGCCAAGGAAGTGGCTATACTCGGCTTTGACGAGCTACAATTTGACTATTTGCGCTTTCCATCGGATGGGGACGTGAGTACGCTCCGATATGCGCAAGAGAGCACACCGGAATCGCGTTGCAAGACCATGCGCGAGTTCTGTGCTCGGTTACGCAGCGAGCTTGAACCGCATGCGGTGCTGCTATCGGCAGATCTCTTTGGATTGACCGTCTGGGTCTCACCAGAAGAAGACATGGGCATTGGGCAGCGGGTCATTGACATCGCTCCCTACATGCACTATATCTCGCCCATGCTCTATCCAGCGACTTTTGCCAGTGGCAGCCTGGGCTACGAGGAACCTCTCTTATATCCCTATGAAGTAGTCTATCGCAGTTGTATTGAGTTGACTAATCGCACCAAGACTCGCGTGCGTCCCTGGCTGCAGCACTATTCGTGGAACAATGTAACCTACGGCATAGAAGAGATGCGCTTGCAAAAGCAAGCAGCAGCCGATGCCAAGACCTATGGTTGGATGTTCTGGAACGCAGCTGGCAGATATGAAGAACAGTCTTTTGATATGGCGAAAAGGGAGTAA
- the dnaA gene encoding chromosomal replication initiator protein DnaA yields the protein MNADQAWQAVLGELQLQLTKSTFDTWVKNTHVISYEDGIFVIGVHNAYAKDWLENRLLTTIKRTLIGIVGHTVDVKFIVHARHGRKTAQEKAPLKIQPEEAPIFSAHIANTTPKTRHSERSLEYTGLNPKLTFDAFVVGNSNRLAHAAARAVAENPGKKYNPLFIYGGVGLGKTHLLQAIGNMALATTPFVLYISSETFTNELINAIRAQSTEEFRAKYRNQVDILLIDDIQFIAGKESTQEEFFHTFNTLYQAGKQIVLSSDRPPRAIKPLEKRLQSRFEQGLIADIQPPDLETRIAILRAKAELQSVQVPPEVIDYIAGKFPSNVRELEGALNRVVAHAVLTKVPPTVEMAAAALRGILTRAESLTADQVLEAVCEYYGLDLHLLKSRQRSHSIALPRQVAMYLLKEELGCSFPQIGEMLGGRDHTTVLYGCEKIQIGIEEDDQLRREVFAIREKLYKERVSTTH from the coding sequence ATGAACGCAGATCAGGCATGGCAAGCAGTGCTCGGTGAGTTGCAATTGCAGTTAACCAAATCCACCTTTGATACCTGGGTCAAAAACACCCACGTGATTAGCTATGAAGATGGAATATTTGTGATTGGAGTGCACAACGCCTATGCCAAAGACTGGTTAGAGAACCGACTGCTCACCACCATCAAACGCACCCTAATAGGCATCGTCGGCCACACAGTAGATGTCAAGTTTATCGTCCATGCACGGCATGGCAGGAAAACCGCGCAGGAAAAGGCGCCTCTAAAGATTCAACCTGAAGAAGCCCCTATTTTCTCGGCTCACATTGCCAATACAACGCCAAAGACAAGGCATTCAGAACGATCACTTGAGTATACAGGACTGAATCCGAAGCTTACTTTCGATGCATTTGTCGTTGGCAATTCAAATAGATTGGCACACGCAGCCGCCAGAGCTGTGGCAGAAAACCCTGGAAAGAAGTATAACCCTCTTTTTATCTATGGGGGTGTTGGCTTAGGCAAGACCCATTTGTTACAAGCTATTGGCAATATGGCCCTGGCCACCACTCCCTTTGTATTATATATCTCCTCCGAGACTTTCACCAATGAGTTGATCAACGCTATCCGCGCACAGAGTACAGAAGAGTTCCGGGCTAAATATCGAAACCAGGTTGATATCCTGCTTATCGACGACATTCAATTCATCGCTGGTAAAGAGAGCACGCAGGAAGAATTTTTCCATACGTTCAACACGCTTTACCAGGCAGGAAAACAGATCGTGCTGTCCAGTGATCGTCCGCCACGGGCCATCAAGCCACTGGAAAAACGCCTTCAGTCTAGATTCGAACAGGGTCTTATCGCTGACATACAGCCTCCTGACCTAGAAACTCGCATTGCTATCCTGCGTGCAAAAGCTGAACTACAGTCTGTTCAAGTCCCACCTGAGGTGATTGATTACATTGCCGGAAAGTTTCCAAGCAACGTACGTGAACTCGAAGGAGCGCTCAATCGAGTGGTTGCACACGCTGTATTGACCAAGGTACCACCCACTGTAGAGATGGCAGCTGCAGCACTAAGGGGAATCCTGACACGGGCTGAGTCGCTCACGGCTGATCAAGTGCTGGAAGCGGTCTGTGAATATTACGGTCTAGATCTACATTTGTTAAAGAGCCGACAGCGCAGTCACTCCATTGCCCTTCCCCGTCAAGTAGCTATGTACCTACTGAAAGAAGAGCTCGGTTGTTCTTTTCCTCAGATCGGTGAAATGCTCGGCGGGCGAGATCACACAACTGTGCTCTATGGCTGTGAGAAAATTCAGATCGGCATAGAAGAGGATGACCAGTTGCGCCGAGAGGTGTTTGCTATTAGAGAGAAATTGTACAAAGAGCGTGTATCCACAACCCATTAG
- a CDS encoding beta-galactosidase gives MKDTILRQLLRRIVHDSRAENTAYIFSVILLVVSLWLPPFSVGNRIFHYDYPVISKMGGALTASDGAQILIPAGALTRQLRLKMTVLSALEFISGAKDRALRAAVEALSAEPITLRSDVYRFQAYGPSPEEAILTLPLPQDLSPNDADVYAWDGQRWIWVPAHVIPEDGVIEAHLDSISSLVAVAQVQPMRPAIATVLAAENRVPERAAGLLTEINQAGFYVSGDGSVYDVLTASRPSMQGYLVMPVVSNRKDGVVQPQVLTNILLNSEARSKNIAALTALAVEGMYTGVQLDYQGLDPTLREEYVSFVQELADALHKEGKILSIRVAQARQVAEDCWETGAYDWRALGQLVDVLVIPALESPTAWASGGQMEALLRWAVGEVNRTKLQIALSVSCCQIVGEVATRISYAQALSELAQVAVEGDKELVSGGENVVLVLPVLQQSGGLQYDQQADEYWFTYEDEQGRSCQIWLENAASMDRKLQLIADYNVRGLIFEDLLNTQNDQRIWDLVAHFKELHIPSMESDFTVVWTVKDPAGGESSLESSLLEGQGEGPSSESSKVASQGLTGSSYVWEAPATPGSYFIAAAISDDGGRTTNVRSNDISLLVPSPTPTPTPTPTPAPTPTPTPKPTSKPQAVSAAPSRGPGFDYGIQGDAITDADHGRLFGLIHQLGFRWYKQQVEWFRYNPAPGQYDWGALDRIVDSANAAGIKLLFSVVKAPKWARPPEDTDEGPPADPNTFGTFLREMAARYKGRVQAYEIWNEQNLYYEWGGLGGKLNARKYVELLKVAYQAIKSVDPNATVVSGALTPTGYNDGNIAIDDRIYLEQMYQAGLKNYCDAIGAHPSGYNNPPDVRWETYQDPTATFNAKGHPSWFFRGTMESYRNIMLKYGDGAKRIWPTEFGWASVEGLGVRPATGYEYAADNTEMEQAQFIVQAYQLAKSWGWVGPMFLWNLNFGPICGPQNEKSAFGIIRPDWSMRPAFAALVNMPK, from the coding sequence ATGAAGGATACCATTCTTCGCCAGCTTCTCAGACGGATCGTACATGATTCACGGGCCGAGAATACTGCATATATCTTTTCGGTGATTCTCTTGGTGGTCAGCCTATGGCTGCCTCCTTTCTCTGTGGGGAATCGCATCTTTCACTATGATTATCCGGTGATTTCGAAAATGGGTGGTGCTTTGACTGCATCCGATGGGGCCCAGATTTTGATCCCTGCAGGAGCGCTAACTAGGCAACTCCGTTTGAAAATGACAGTTCTATCTGCGCTCGAGTTCATTTCTGGTGCCAAAGATAGAGCGTTGCGTGCAGCAGTAGAAGCCCTGTCTGCGGAGCCAATTACTCTGCGTAGTGATGTCTACCGCTTTCAGGCGTATGGCCCCTCTCCAGAGGAAGCCATCCTGACTTTGCCTTTGCCACAGGATTTATCTCCTAATGACGCAGATGTCTATGCCTGGGATGGGCAGCGGTGGATATGGGTGCCGGCGCATGTGATACCAGAGGACGGTGTGATCGAAGCACATCTCGATTCCATCTCAAGCCTGGTAGCGGTAGCCCAGGTACAGCCCATGAGACCCGCCATAGCCACGGTACTGGCTGCTGAAAATCGCGTACCTGAAAGGGCAGCGGGCCTTTTGACCGAGATCAACCAAGCAGGATTTTACGTCAGCGGCGATGGTTCTGTTTACGATGTATTAACTGCAAGCCGGCCTAGTATGCAAGGCTACCTGGTTATGCCCGTTGTCAGCAATCGCAAGGATGGCGTGGTCCAGCCACAAGTGCTGACCAATATCCTCCTCAATTCCGAGGCACGCAGCAAGAACATCGCTGCGCTTACCGCCCTGGCGGTAGAAGGGATGTACACGGGCGTGCAGTTGGATTACCAGGGACTCGATCCTACTTTGCGTGAAGAATATGTTTCCTTTGTGCAAGAGTTAGCGGATGCTTTACACAAGGAGGGCAAAATCCTTTCCATCCGCGTGGCACAGGCCAGACAGGTAGCAGAGGATTGTTGGGAGACGGGTGCTTATGATTGGCGAGCATTGGGCCAACTGGTGGATGTTCTGGTCATCCCAGCGCTGGAATCTCCAACAGCCTGGGCTTCAGGTGGCCAAATGGAGGCGCTTCTCCGCTGGGCTGTGGGCGAAGTGAACCGCACTAAGCTACAAATTGCCCTGTCTGTGTCTTGTTGCCAGATCGTGGGTGAAGTGGCTACCAGAATTTCTTACGCACAAGCCTTGTCCGAGCTTGCTCAGGTGGCAGTCGAGGGTGACAAAGAACTGGTAAGCGGTGGCGAGAATGTGGTTTTGGTGCTACCTGTGTTACAGCAATCTGGTGGATTGCAGTACGATCAACAAGCAGATGAATATTGGTTTACCTACGAGGATGAGCAAGGTAGAAGTTGCCAGATTTGGTTGGAGAATGCAGCCAGTATGGATCGTAAGCTGCAGTTAATTGCTGACTACAACGTGCGTGGCTTGATCTTCGAAGATTTGCTGAACACACAGAATGATCAGCGCATATGGGATTTGGTAGCGCATTTTAAGGAATTGCACATCCCGTCCATGGAGAGCGATTTCACCGTTGTTTGGACGGTAAAGGATCCCGCGGGTGGGGAATCCAGCCTTGAGAGCTCTCTGTTGGAGGGGCAAGGGGAAGGGCCTTCTAGCGAGAGCAGCAAAGTGGCAAGCCAAGGGCTTACTGGTTCGAGTTACGTCTGGGAAGCCCCTGCGACACCGGGCAGTTATTTCATCGCGGCGGCTATTTCCGACGATGGCGGACGCACAACAAACGTGCGTAGCAATGACATTAGCCTGCTGGTTCCCAGCCCAACTCCTACACCTACACCAACTCCCACGCCTGCGCCAACGCCTACACCTACACCGAAACCAACGTCGAAGCCACAGGCAGTCTCAGCTGCTCCGAGTCGCGGGCCAGGCTTTGACTATGGCATCCAGGGGGATGCGATTACCGATGCAGATCATGGTCGGCTTTTTGGGCTGATCCATCAATTAGGCTTTCGTTGGTACAAGCAGCAAGTGGAGTGGTTCCGCTACAATCCTGCACCCGGACAATATGATTGGGGAGCGCTGGATCGTATCGTGGACAGTGCGAATGCTGCGGGCATCAAGTTGCTATTCAGCGTGGTCAAGGCCCCAAAATGGGCTCGCCCGCCTGAAGATACCGATGAAGGCCCACCGGCTGATCCAAATACTTTTGGGACTTTCCTACGCGAAATGGCAGCTCGCTACAAAGGGCGCGTGCAAGCCTATGAAATCTGGAACGAACAAAACCTGTATTACGAATGGGGTGGCTTGGGGGGTAAGCTCAATGCGCGGAAGTACGTCGAGCTTTTGAAGGTGGCGTACCAGGCTATCAAGTCTGTGGATCCTAATGCCACTGTAGTGTCAGGGGCACTTACGCCAACGGGCTACAATGATGGGAACATTGCCATTGATGACCGCATCTATTTGGAGCAGATGTATCAAGCGGGCTTAAAGAACTACTGCGATGCGATAGGTGCACATCCCAGTGGTTACAACAACCCGCCAGATGTTAGGTGGGAGACCTATCAAGACCCAACCGCTACCTTTAATGCCAAGGGGCATCCCAGTTGGTTCTTCCGGGGTACGATGGAGAGCTATCGGAATATCATGTTGAAATACGGCGATGGCGCAAAACGGATCTGGCCTACAGAATTTGGCTGGGCTTCTGTGGAGGGCTTGGGCGTGCGGCCCGCTACCGGTTATGAATACGCTGCGGACAACACAGAGATGGAGCAGGCACAGTTCATCGTTCAGGCCTATCAACTGGCTAAGAGCTGGGGCTGGGTGGGACCCATGTTCCTGTGGAACCTCAACTTTGGCCCCATTTGTGGGCCTCAGAATGAAAAGTCCGCTTTCGGGATTATCCGACCGGATTGGAGCATGCGTCCGGCATTTGCTGCTTTGGTCAATATGCCCAAATAG
- a CDS encoding NAD-binding protein — translation MRKILHKWYEHQWFVALGLWLVTLCLGYVGFIKHFADLGQVRSSLDLLYLTLQLFPLQSGAVSPPISWELQVARLLAPAIAAYTVWQALASLFYQQLQSLRLRFMHDHVVICGLGRMGLLLTRGFLQQGEHVVVIEQDEGNDFIALCREEDAIVVLGNARERELLRWAGVPKAKYVLSVCGDDSTNAEVAVRVQELATQRQGRPVECFVHIVDPRLYHLLREQEIAPFPSYRLELFNIFDRGARLLLQEHPPFTNMDGLLMHQPHVLVVGLGRMGESLVVHMARDWWSKYAPSNGPLRMSIVDWEAKRKAELLYLRYPKLRNACELVALQMDIRWPEFEQAPFLFDSEGRCDVTAIYVCLDNDSLGLRAGLALLQCIRGRRIPIVVRMAHESGLAMLLRGSQGDDCDKLHAFGLLDRTCSPELILGGTHEILARAIHESYVRHQQELGEIPETNPSLVPWEELPEELRESNRCQAEHIMVKLKAVGYGIAPLTDWDAERFQFTAEEVERMAQMEHQRFVEERLRAGWTYALGPKNMKRKTSPILVPWEELPEYEKEKDRNMVCELPRVLARAGLQVYRLN, via the coding sequence TTGCGAAAGATTCTGCACAAATGGTATGAACATCAGTGGTTTGTGGCGCTCGGACTATGGCTGGTGACATTGTGTCTGGGGTACGTTGGATTCATCAAGCATTTTGCAGACCTCGGTCAGGTACGTTCATCTCTTGATCTCCTCTACCTTACTTTGCAGCTTTTTCCTCTGCAATCTGGCGCAGTCTCTCCACCGATCAGTTGGGAGTTGCAAGTAGCGCGGCTGCTGGCACCGGCAATTGCTGCTTATACTGTCTGGCAGGCTTTGGCGAGTTTATTTTATCAGCAACTACAGTCGTTGCGCCTGCGTTTTATGCACGATCATGTGGTGATTTGCGGGTTGGGACGCATGGGTTTGCTCCTGACCCGAGGATTTCTGCAGCAAGGAGAACATGTAGTAGTAATCGAGCAGGACGAGGGCAACGACTTCATCGCACTATGCCGGGAAGAAGACGCAATCGTGGTCCTAGGGAACGCCAGGGAGCGCGAGTTACTACGGTGGGCAGGAGTGCCTAAAGCGAAGTATGTGCTCTCTGTCTGTGGAGATGACAGCACAAATGCCGAAGTTGCTGTTCGCGTGCAAGAGCTGGCTACACAGCGACAAGGACGTCCAGTAGAGTGCTTTGTTCATATCGTGGATCCGCGACTGTACCACTTGCTCCGCGAGCAAGAAATCGCACCATTTCCTTCGTATCGGCTGGAGTTATTCAATATCTTCGACCGCGGAGCACGCCTTCTTTTGCAGGAACACCCACCCTTCACTAATATGGACGGCTTATTGATGCATCAGCCCCATGTGCTGGTCGTTGGGCTGGGGCGTATGGGGGAGAGCCTAGTGGTTCATATGGCCAGAGATTGGTGGAGCAAATATGCACCAAGCAATGGCCCTTTGCGGATGAGTATCGTGGATTGGGAAGCAAAGCGTAAAGCGGAGTTGCTATACCTACGTTATCCGAAATTGAGGAATGCCTGCGAGTTAGTTGCTCTGCAAATGGATATCCGCTGGCCTGAGTTCGAGCAAGCCCCATTTTTGTTCGATTCTGAGGGGCGCTGCGATGTAACGGCAATATATGTGTGCTTGGATAATGATTCTCTGGGCCTGAGAGCGGGGTTGGCGCTGCTGCAGTGCATCAGAGGGCGACGAATTCCCATTGTGGTGCGCATGGCACATGAGAGTGGGTTGGCAATGCTTCTGCGCGGTTCCCAAGGGGATGACTGCGACAAACTGCATGCGTTTGGGTTGTTGGATCGGACCTGCAGCCCAGAGCTGATCCTCGGAGGTACGCATGAAATACTGGCTCGCGCCATTCACGAGAGCTATGTGCGGCATCAGCAAGAATTAGGTGAGATTCCTGAAACTAACCCTTCCTTGGTCCCTTGGGAGGAATTGCCAGAGGAGCTCAGGGAATCGAACCGGTGCCAGGCGGAGCACATTATGGTGAAGTTAAAGGCGGTCGGTTATGGTATAGCACCATTAACCGATTGGGATGCGGAACGGTTCCAGTTTACAGCGGAAGAAGTGGAGCGGATGGCACAGATGGAGCATCAGCGCTTTGTCGAAGAGCGGCTACGTGCGGGCTGGACCTATGCTCTAGGTCCCAAAAACATGAAGCGAAAGACCAGCCCAATCCTGGTTCCCTGGGAGGAGCTGCCTGAATACGAGAAAGAAAAGGATCGGAATATGGTTTGCGAGTTGCCGCGCGTCCTCGCACGGGCTGGGCTACAAGTGTACCGTCTGAACTAG
- a CDS encoding TIR domain-containing protein, translating into MADIFIRHMEKTAQVALEIAQGWEAGEYAIWYHERASIPSISYVVQTGRALEQLASVVLIVSVHSLSSDQARHEIMRARESGKLFIPMFSQVIHSQFQTRQPLWHQIVSSASSIAFLTQSFFLYSAL; encoded by the coding sequence ATGGCCGATATTTTCATCAGGCACATGGAAAAAACTGCCCAAGTTGCATTGGAGATCGCACAGGGCTGGGAGGCAGGCGAATATGCCATTTGGTACCATGAACGAGCTAGCATCCCTAGTATCTCCTATGTGGTGCAAACAGGACGAGCTCTCGAACAACTTGCTAGTGTTGTGCTCATTGTCTCCGTACACTCGCTTAGCTCCGACCAGGCAAGGCACGAAATAATGCGTGCGCGTGAATCTGGCAAGCTCTTTATCCCCATGTTTAGCCAGGTAATTCACAGTCAGTTCCAAACTCGGCAGCCATTATGGCATCAAATAGTGAGCAGTGCCTCCTCAATCGCGTTCTTGACGCAATCGTTTTTCTTATATTCAGCACTTTGA
- a CDS encoding threonine synthase, which translates to MKHVLGLKCVLCGAEYAVHEVEYVCPKHGNEGILDVVYDYRLIGQRMSKAHLADNRDYSIWRYADLLPIADRQWIPNLQVGWTPLYYVPRLGAQMGLMHLYIKDDGRNPTASFKDRASAIGIAKAREHGKDIMTAASTGNAASSLAGLAASVGLTTYIFVPERAPQAKVAQLLVFGANVIMVRGTYDEAFDLCLQASARYGWYSRNTAYNPYLSEGKKTAALEICEQLGWQPPDKIFVSVGDGCIIGGLWKGLRDLYALGFIERLPQLIGVQAEGSAVLVKAWQEGTETITPIVPNTIADSISVGVPRDAIKALRAVRQTGGQFVAVSDEEILEAIRILGKGAGIFAEPAGATGFAGLRKMLQQGQINPEERIVVLVTGNGLKDVQSAIQAVGKPYVIEPTMEALHKLMSSLA; encoded by the coding sequence TTGAAACACGTCTTGGGATTGAAATGTGTGCTCTGCGGCGCAGAATACGCGGTGCATGAGGTAGAGTATGTCTGCCCCAAACATGGCAACGAGGGCATCCTCGATGTCGTTTACGACTATCGGCTTATTGGACAGCGCATGTCCAAAGCACATCTCGCCGATAATCGCGACTATTCCATCTGGCGCTATGCCGACCTATTGCCCATTGCAGACCGGCAATGGATTCCCAATTTGCAGGTAGGCTGGACTCCGCTCTACTACGTACCTCGTTTGGGAGCACAGATGGGACTAATGCATCTCTATATCAAAGATGATGGACGCAACCCCACTGCTTCGTTCAAAGACCGTGCCAGTGCCATAGGCATTGCCAAGGCGAGGGAACACGGCAAAGACATCATGACCGCTGCTTCTACCGGTAACGCTGCCTCATCCCTGGCCGGGCTGGCAGCCAGCGTGGGATTGACCACGTATATCTTCGTCCCAGAGCGCGCTCCGCAGGCGAAAGTAGCCCAATTGCTCGTCTTTGGTGCGAATGTCATTATGGTGCGCGGCACTTACGATGAGGCCTTCGACCTGTGCCTGCAAGCATCCGCCCGGTACGGATGGTACAGTCGCAATACCGCCTATAATCCTTACTTGTCCGAAGGGAAAAAGACCGCTGCCTTGGAGATTTGCGAGCAATTGGGATGGCAACCCCCGGACAAGATCTTTGTCTCAGTGGGTGATGGCTGCATCATCGGCGGACTGTGGAAAGGGCTAAGGGATCTATATGCTTTGGGGTTCATCGAACGTCTGCCACAACTCATTGGAGTACAGGCGGAAGGCTCCGCGGTTTTGGTCAAGGCCTGGCAGGAGGGAACGGAGACGATTACCCCCATTGTACCCAATACCATCGCCGACAGCATCTCCGTGGGCGTGCCTCGCGATGCCATAAAAGCGCTGCGTGCTGTGCGGCAAACAGGTGGGCAATTCGTCGCCGTGAGCGACGAGGAGATACTGGAAGCCATACGCATACTGGGAAAGGGTGCGGGGATCTTTGCTGAACCGGCGGGAGCAACCGGATTTGCCGGCCTACGCAAGATGCTTCAGCAAGGACAGATCAATCCCGAGGAAAGAATTGTGGTGCTGGTCACGGGCAACGGACTCAAGGATGTGCAGAGCGCTATCCAGGCTGTGGGCAAGCCCTATGTGATCGAGCCGACCATGGAAGCCCTGCACAAACTCATGTCCAGCTTAGCTTGA